One Streptomyces sp. CG4 genomic window, CCAGCCGATGCTGGTGGGCTTGACGGGGCTGCGCGGGGAGGAGTCGGCGACCGCGAGCCGCAGCCGGTGGTTGACCAGGCTCATGTCGAGGCGGACCTGACCGTCGGTGTGCACGAGGGCGTTGGTGACGAGTTCGGAGACGACCAGCAGGGCCGCGTCCATGGTGTCCGGCGAGACGCCCCAGGTGCGCAGGGTGCGCCGGGTGAAGCGGCGGGCGTGCCGGACCGCCTCCGGTACCCGCCACACGGTCCAGCTCTCGCGCAGCGGGCGTACCGCCATGCCGTCGTAGCGCATCAGCAGCAGGGCCACGTCGTCGCCGCGGAGGGCGCCGGTGAGCAGCGCGTCGGCGACGAGCCCGAGGTGCGCCGGGTCGCCGGCGGCCAGCCGGGCGGCGAACCGGTCCATGCCGACGTCGATGTCGGCGCCCGGCGACTCCACCAGCCCGTCGGTGGTCAGCGCGAGCACCGCGCCGGGCTGCAGCCGCAGCGGGGTCATCGGGAAATCGGCCTGGCCGAGCACCCCGAGCGGCGGGCCGCCCTCGGCGCGGACGATCTCGGCGGTGCCGTCCGGGTGCCGCAGCACGGGCTGCAGATGTCCGGCGCGCACGCACCAGGCGGTGCCCTCCTCCATGTCGACGTCGACATAGGCGCAGGTGGCGAACAGGTCGGTCTCCATCTCCAGCAGCAGCCGGTTGGCGTGGGCGACGACCACGTCCGGCGGGTGGCCCTCGGTGGCGTAGGCGCGCAGCGCGGTACGCATCTGGCCCATCAGGGTGGCGGCGCCCGCGTTGTGGCCCTGTACGTCGCCGATGACGAGGGCGACGTGATGGTCGGCGAGCGGGATCACGTCGTACCAGTCGCCGCCGACCTCCAGACCGGCCGTGGTCGGCAGGTACCGGGCGACGGCGATCCCGCCCGGCAGCCGGGGCAGGCGGCGTGGCAGCAGGGTGCGCTGGAGCATGCCGACGAGTTCGTGCTCGGCGTCGAAGGCGTGGGCGCGCAGCAGGGCCTGGCCGGCGAGGCCGGCGCAGGCGGTGAGCAGGGCGCGTTCGTCGGGGCCGAAGTCGTGCGGGCGGTCCCAGCCGATCAGGCAGGCGCCGGCCATGCGGCCGCCGGCGGGCAGCGGCAGCACGGCGAGGCCGCCGGGGCCGACCTCGGCGAGGGCGGGCTCCAGCGCGCTGCCGGCCGGCCAGATCCGGGCGCGGCCGGCGCGCAGCACGGCGGCCAGGGTCGGCATGGCACGCACCGGCGCGTCGGGCCATTCGGTGCGCCACTCGCTGCGCCACAGCTCGGGCCAGGCCTCGGGTTCGGGAGGGTCGAGGACGGTGACGACGAGCCGGTCGTTCTCCAGTTCCGCGAGTGCGATCCGGTCGGCGTGCAGCGGCCGGCGCAGCGCGGCGACGACGGCCTTGCCTACGTCCTCGACGGTGCCGGCGGTGGCGAGGGCGGCGGCCAGGCGCTGCACCCGGGCCACGTCGGTGACGTCGGAGCGCAGGGTGGAGGCGTCGGCGACGGTGCCGACGAGCCGGGCGGTGCGCCCCTCGCCGCCGGGCAGCAGCCGGCCGCGCAGCCGCAGCCACTTGGGCGGTCCCGACGGTTGGAGGACGCGGAATTCCAGCTCGCGCTCGCCGATCGACATGTGGTCGGCCTCGACGACGGACATCAGC contains:
- a CDS encoding SpoIIE family protein phosphatase yields the protein MANVVSEGAAISGTRTAPERAEAALDTLTTAPATPDRLRRVLEQALVFAGASFAGVYTPGDDPAQLSLAESAGLPRTLYGLRDGYPAAGGSPVAEVNRTGRPRRLGPEELAGCPEARRIQSPDFSVAVLPLGPAGAGCLLAVSEHPGGFGPDDRACLELIARAVAAPVPAAPAADGGELRPDAFSLAMDSGRIEVGDEILRLFGLGRDTFDGRVETLLALTVPEDLPALMSVVEADHMSIGERELEFRVLQPSGPPKWLRLRGRLLPGGEGRTARLVGTVADASTLRSDVTDVARVQRLAAALATAGTVEDVGKAVVAALRRPLHADRIALAELENDRLVVTVLDPPEPEAWPELWRSEWRTEWPDAPVRAMPTLAAVLRAGRARIWPAGSALEPALAEVGPGGLAVLPLPAGGRMAGACLIGWDRPHDFGPDERALLTACAGLAGQALLRAHAFDAEHELVGMLQRTLLPRRLPRLPGGIAVARYLPTTAGLEVGGDWYDVIPLADHHVALVIGDVQGHNAGAATLMGQMRTALRAYATEGHPPDVVVAHANRLLLEMETDLFATCAYVDVDMEEGTAWCVRAGHLQPVLRHPDGTAEIVRAEGGPPLGVLGQADFPMTPLRLQPGAVLALTTDGLVESPGADIDVGMDRFAARLAAGDPAHLGLVADALLTGALRGDDVALLLMRYDGMAVRPLRESWTVWRVPEAVRHARRFTRRTLRTWGVSPDTMDAALLVVSELVTNALVHTDGQVRLDMSLVNHRLRLAVADSSPRSPVKPTSIGWEATGGRGILLVEAVSAAWGTLPVSGGKQVWADLALEG